From Balaenoptera ricei isolate mBalRic1 chromosome 5, mBalRic1.hap2, whole genome shotgun sequence:
CTGTCCCAAACACAAATCCACTCTAACGTTTACCAAAGTTCAGCTTCTGTTCCAGCTGAAACAAGAGCCTTGGTAAGAGACACAGAGGGGCTGATTGGctgggcagggtgggcagggTCCATAAAAGGCAGCTGTGGAACATCTGGGGGGCAAAGACATCACCCGGCCAGAGGCAAAGCTCAGGGCTCCTCTGACGGCACGTCTTCACCATGAGTGGGTGCCCATTTTTAGGAAGCAGCTTTGGGTGAGTATTTACCTCTATCCTAAGTATGGGTAAGCTCTTAGGAATGTCAAGTATGAACGCTAATTTCGGAATTTCAAAAGCAAGGGTGAACGCTGTCACCCTTCTTCCCTTGTTTAATAATTTGCTTTGAAAAGTTAGCAGTAAGAGAATTCTCGTCACCCCTATTATTACTTACTGTTCTTTCTcaagctctgtttttttcttctcactttttCATCTGCAGATATGCTTTTAAAAACCTCTCTGTACAAGGCAGTGAAGAAGACAAATCACAAATGGGTGTGAATAGAGCCAGTAAAGGGGGACTTATCTATGGGAACTACCtgcaagtaagtggcagagtcctTACAAGGAGTAGCTTTCATTGCTAGGCGCCAGGTGACATTTTcatgtttgggtttttgtttgtttgtttgttttctcagtcGCCAAATACTTTTCTGGACCTAAAGATATCTCTTTTCATACACATGTATGCTTTTTCAAGTTTTGTTAGAACAATTCAGGAGACTCGTATGTGAAGATTCACCTGCCTGACAGAAGTACAATAAAAGCAGAGAATGCAGAATCCAGACCGAGGAGCACATGGGATAAGATAAAGCGCAGATAACTGGCAGTCATTGCACAACTTGTATACCTGAGACCTGGTTACCGAATCCCAGCCTAGATAATTGCAAATGTCGCCAGaaaatttcctcttttaaattctttatcgTAAACTAGAAATGTTGAAGGCGTATGTTTAGATGAAAGAAAGATGTTACAAAGAGGTATTTGGAGattatttttatctctcttttttttttttttttttttggccgtgccacgcggcatgtatgatcttagttccccgaccagggattgaacccatgcccccgaGGTGGAAGCGTGGactcttaaccgctggactgccaaggaagtccctggagaTTATTTTTAAGACGTGAAGTGATTAGAGCCCTTGATGCCCTTGTTGGTGGGTTTCTAAGGATGAGCTGACAGGCAATGTTAAGATCTTCTTAGAATCGACTCTTTAGGAGAATAAAAGAGCAGCGGACACACAGTAGCCTAAGCAAGCTATGAAGCTTTTATGGCACTTCCTCCAGGAGATGGAAGGGACATGATTTCTCAGTGAGGGTAACAGCATTTGTTATGGTAGATTCCTACCAAATATACTTTCTtctgaaaagaataaaactcaCAAATTCAACTCACTCTTTATGAAGAGACAGTAATTGTTTAAAAGAAAGTAGATTGGTTCCTGAGCATTTGGGATTTGGGGGACTTCTTTCAGTATCGTATTCTACTTATTAAAGTTGGTAAAAATCTAGTTTTGCAATTTCAAAATCAGTCTTTCGTTTTGTaatcttttttccagctttatcaagatatagttgacatataacgttgcataagtttaaggtgcacgcacgttgatttgatacacttatatatggCAAAGTGATTACCACCAGAGCATTAACTAACACCTGCGTCATGTCACATAACAGCCATTTCTTTGTTTTGCGGTGAGAACACTTAATATCTAGTATGTAATGCATTGTCATTAACCATAATCACTAAGCTATACGTTAGATCCAcataacttattcatcttgtaactggaagtttctccaaaatcagtttttctatttttttgcttAAAGTTGGAAAAAGTTTTGAACGCGCAGGAACTTCaaagtgaaataaaaggaaataaaatccatgatgagcatcttttcatcatAACTCATCAAGGTAAGTTGCACACAAGGTTGGACGGTAACTCTTCATAGTAATTTTCCATCAGTGACGAGGAAAGATACCACACTTTGACCTGTAACTCGGTGGAGGACTAAGGGATCACCTTTGTTAGGATGCTTGCAAATACTTTACTGTCAGATAAATTCTCATAGGACCTCCTTCTGCGATTTATAACAGTCTTCTTTCTGCTACCTCGGTGCTTGCTGGATCAGTTAGGACTCTGTCCGAAACCCAAGGGGGCTTTCTGTCTCTTGGAATTCACAAAGAATTTGCAAGCTAAGATGTCACTATTTTTCAACTTGGAACGTTAGAAGACATTTTCAAGAAACAAATCCCTCACATTTACTGTAACTTTACATACCCTACAGAGAGCTGGTACTAAACAGGAATGTGAATTTTGTCTAAAATGTGTGTTCCTACTCTCCATACTTCTGACTTCTGGGTAGTGGTTTTTAACGTAGAGTCCTTGACTTTGGAAGTTTAGGAAGTCCCTGAACTCTTTGAAATTTTGTGCAAAATTTCACAAACGTGTCTTTCAGAGGTCTGTGACCCCCAAACCTTTAGATTTCCTCTAAGATTGTTGGTGTCATAATACTGCCCTCTGGCTGACCAGGGCCCAGTGACTCATGCGGGTCAGTGCTGCGTTTCTAGATGTTTCCTTGTCCTATCAATTCTTTGTGCCTTTTCCTCAAATGATTGTTTTCTTCACGGACTGGCTAATATGATCGTCTCCTTTGaggtaaaaacaattaaaaatggaaaataatgggGCTAATGTGTTACTTCTCCTGTTTTTTATGTTGACATTTTTATCAGTGGCTCGAAGTCAAAATCAGCAGGGGAGGAATCACCGCAGGGCAGCACACGTTGGGAATCAGAAATTTGTTTCGAATCCCATCTCTGCCATTAAAGATGGCGTAACCTCGGTCAGGTTTCTTGACCAGTAATTCTCGCCATTTCCCCACCTATACAATGGAAAGAATGATTGTTTCTTCTCAtgcatagggttgttgtgaggatgacatGAGTAACGTGCACTAAGCACTGAGCTCAAGATAGAGCACACAGTCAGCACACAACCAATGGTAGCACCTATCGTCTGATGGGGAGACTTTCCTTCCATCAGAACACGTGGTCAGTGGGTCATGGGACCAGCTACACAAAGTTAAACCTGGAAACGTGACTCACAAACTGATCCAAAAATATTTGGTTTGCTCTTTTTGTCCAAATATGGAAAATAGATTTCTGAAAATCtccttaaatgtaatttaaaggtATAATTTGATCCCCTTCATTAGAACAGAAGCACAGCCTGTGCCCAAACAGAAGGCACTAACGATCACTAAGATGATTGGTTTCCATGCTCCTCTAATGACTACACTGGCTGCTTAATTCATCTCTTCATATAATAATCACCCAGCATTTATCTtatgccaaacactgtgctaggAACTGAGGGAAACAGATGATTGTGACAGAGTTTCAGCCTGTTCACAGCTTGTCCTCCCCATAGAGTTCAGTCCCTAGAAACAAATACGTTGTCATACGCATTAGGTTAATGAGTATAAGGGTCTCACTCTATAGAAGTTTAGTATCACTTCCACTTCTCCACACACCTGCAGCTTCCACATGGGAAGTTAGATTTAGATTACGTGCTATATCCTCAAAGACATTAACAATATTTTGTTGAGAGAAGTCAATTGGAAAATAACGTAAAGCATATGGATAACACGCCTGGCATGTTCAAGCACTCAATAAAAGGAGGCTGTTATAACTTTATCGCTAGTATTTGTTTGTAGCATGAAATGGGGCTATATTGgcctttattgatttttaagttacattttgatttctctttcagtgtGTTAACCGTGTCTTTCATATAATTATGGTCAAAAGGCTCCCATCACTTTCCAACTGACAATGATTTTCCCCTCGCAGCTTATGAACTCTGGTTTAAGCAGATCCTCTGGGAATTGGATTCTGTTCGCGAGATCTTTCAGCATGGCCATGTGAGTTGCTATGTCACAATAGTGTTTTCATACTTTTCTTGGAGAATGTAGAAAGTACTATTAATGGGAAAAGTTTAACACCAAATGGTGGAATTATAACTTAACGGGGGAAAAACGTTTGTAGcggagaagagtttagtcacATCTTCCCTGCGTCCTTATCACCTTGCTCCAAGGTTCCTTTCAAATTTTAGTTCCAAGCCCCTTGCTTAGAACTCCAtattttccccttaaaaaaaagttatgatgAACGACGGTGGGTTGCCAGGACAGCTAATGCAGATTCTTTCATCAGGAGGTAGCAGAGTTGTATTTCTAATGAACGTTTGCATGGGAAGACAGGAGCAATGGTGAGGAAAGGGAGacggggagaaggaggaggggaaagagggaggagatgatcAGGAGGACCGGGGGGCGGCGAGGACAGAGAGGGGCGCCCCGCGACGCTCCCgcagcctccctcccagcctgcGTCCTGCCCACACCTTCCTCCGCCCTTGGAGGACACAGGACCCGGCCTTGGGTCCCCCAGCTCGGAGCCCCTGCGccaagggggctgggaggagagaacATCCATCCTCGGACAGTGCCCTGCTCGTACCCGTGAACGCAGACCCCGTCCATCTCAGCGGCAACTCCCGCCTCAGGACGGAGCCCAGGGACCCAGGGGTCTGCTTAACCTGCACGCACGAGTCCCCACGTTCCCTGGACTTTATTCCTTAAAGCAAAACTAACAGAGACATTTGCTAAGGAATCGGTGGGAGTTGTGGTCCAGAATTTACTTAAAACTTGCTTCCgtatagttttctatttttaaagaaaaaaatgattttgagGTTGCAGGCATTCCTTGTACACAATTCAGAGTTGCTATTAGTTCAATGTCGACCTAAGGCACATTTTAGTGCGAAGGTTCCTCTTTAGAGTAGAGATGGCCTTAACAGGAACACATTGTTGTTTATACCCTATTTAGCGTCTTCCAGAATTGAGGACTGATTACTGCTTCATTTCCTAACCCCCAGGTCAGGGATGAGAGGAACATGCTAAAGGTGGTAACCCGAATGCACCGCGTGGTGGTGATTCTCAAGCTCTTGGTCCAGCAGTTTTCCGTCCTGGAGACCATGACAGCCTTGGACTTCAACGACTTCAGGTGTGCACGTGGCTTTGGCAACACGCAGGGCTTACCCTCCCATTGTGACGGGCTGGACAGAACgtgtgtgttgtgttgtgtgACGTTAGGAGCCTGTCCTGCTGACACTTTGTCACTGGGAGCACTTGGGAATCATCACCACATGCATTTAAGCAGCTATTGAAAATGTTTCATCCCTTCCTTTTACGTATGAACATAGCGCGATCCATGAATTTCGGTTCATCGTGTGTGCCCGATTTTTATCCCAAGAGGATTTTAGACAACTTACCAAAATGGCTAAAAAGGCTGATGTAATACACATAActaaatttaaatgattaaaaactaaaaataaaagagaaacaggagTGATATATAAAGAAGCATGTCAGCAAAAGTGTCAGTATAAGTTATGGATTaaactataaattttatttttttatattttttaatttttattttatattggcgtatagttgattaacaactaTACtcaggtgtgttagtttcagatgtacagctaaatgattcacttatacatatacatgtatctattctttttcaacttcttttcccatttaggttattacagaatattgaacagtTGAACTATAAATTTTAGAGGTACATTTCCAGgaagatatctatctatctatctatgaaaTCTTTTTTCATAACCAACATTTGAGAAGAAATCTTCCTAAGAGCGTCAGGTGCATTTACTGATGGAACAGACAGTGTCTTCTACATATTTGACGATCAAATGAAAAGTGGTAGAATTCCTTTGTAGTATATTTAACAACTTGAAGCCTTAGTACCAGTTAGACGAAGGAAATTTGTAAGGATGTGAGAGCTATGTGGGGTGGGAGTACTCACACTTTGTGATGCCCTATTTTGTGCTAGGCAACATCCCATTCATTTTACTTGTAGGGTCTCACCACTGCTCATAATAATACTAGGTAGTGAGATTAATGAATTGAACTTTAAAgagaaatggaataatatatattttttttggtcgcatggcttgcaggatttcCCCCACCAGAGATTGACCCCGGGCCACAGCAGTAAAAGcgccgagccctaaccactggactgccagggaattcccttgaatAATACTTATAAAGAAGCTTTTAGCACtattgaatgaaaaatattgctcAGTGTTCACCTGGAAAAGCTTAGTATACACACATTCATGTACGTGtctgcatgtgtatgtataagtttacatgtaaacacacacacatagataaacacacacatacatacacatatgacCTTCCACAAACTATACAAACGTCAACTGACAGTGACAGTGACGGCCAGGAGCTCGTCGTCCTGATTTCGGTGAAGTCCAAGTCCTGGTCCAACGCTAGGcagttgtgtgtctgtgtttggtgATGTCTGGGAGAGTCACACTGACCACCTTTCCCAACAGAAGAGACCCTTGCGGCGACTGACCTTGACaaccatctcctccctcctcttcgCCCTCCCCCACCTGTTCTCACAGAGAGTACTTATCCCCGGCATCAGGCTTCCAGAGTCTGCAGTTCCGACTGTTAGAAAACAAGATAGGGGTTCTTCAGAGCTTGAGGGTCCCTTACAACAGAAGACACTACCGTGATAACTTCAGGGGAGAAGACAACGAGCTACTGCTGAAGTCCGAGCAGGAAAGGACCCTCCTGCAGCTGGTGGAGGTGTGTGTGCAAAGGCCACTGGGAACGCCTAACTCAGCACAGCTGGTTACTTGAGCTTCTGCGACACCcggattttaaaattcatatcaaAGTTGGGTCGCATTCATTGTAAATAAGAGAAGAATGATTTTATAGAAATACTTCAGCTGGTAAATTCcactaattaaaatattaaaagctctCTTGAGAACTTCAGAGATATTTATATAATCAATGATATGTTAATATTTAATAACCTCCTTATCTTATTATAACAATCCTTTTAAACATTCTTGCTAAGCAACACTTGATTAgctgatttttaaattgggtATGGTTATTTATTGAA
This genomic window contains:
- the TDO2 gene encoding tryptophan 2,3-dioxygenase isoform X1, which codes for MSGCPFLGSSFGYAFKNLSVQGSEEDKSQMGVNRASKGGLIYGNYLQLEKVLNAQELQSEIKGNKIHDEHLFIITHQAYELWFKQILWELDSVREIFQHGHVRDERNMLKVVTRMHRVVVILKLLVQQFSVLETMTALDFNDFREYLSPASGFQSLQFRLLENKIGVLQSLRVPYNRRHYRDNFRGEDNELLLKSEQERTLLQLVEAWLERTPGLEPHGFNFWRKFENNIVKGLDEEFTRIQAKEESEEKEEQKAEFQKQKEVLLSLFDEKRHEHLLSKGERRLSYKALQGALMIYFYREEPRFQVPFQLLTSLMDVDSLMTKWRYSHVCVVHRLLGSKAGTGGSSGYQYLRSTVSDRYKVFVDLFNLSTYLVPRHWIPKMNPIIHKFLYTAEYCDSSYFSSDESD
- the TDO2 gene encoding tryptophan 2,3-dioxygenase isoform X2, whose amino-acid sequence is MSGCPFLGSSFGYAFKNLSVQGSEEDKSQMGVNRASKGGLIYGNYLQLEKVLNAQELQSEIKGNKIHDEHLFIITHQAYELWFKQILWELDSVREIFQHGHVRDERNMLKVVTRMHRVVVILKLLVQQFSVLETMTALDFNDFREYLSPASGFQSLQFRLLENKIGVLQSLRVPYNRRHYRDNFRGEDNELLLKSEQERTLLQLVEAWLERTPGLEPHGFNFWRKFENNIVKGLDEEFTRIQAKEESEEKEEQKAEFQKQKEVLLSLFDEKRHEHLLSKGERRLSYKALQGALMIYFYREEPRFQVPFQLLTSLMDVDSLMTKWRLTGTRCL